One Candidatus Cloacimonas sp. genomic window, AACCGTTATTTGATCTACAACGCTCCAACTTTCTTGACTGATTTTATAGACCTTGTTAGAAAACATTCCGCTCACATAAAGATAACCATCATATTCTACAACATCCCAAGGATTGGAACTGGAAGCAATAAAAATGTTGCGAAGAGTGGTTCCTGATTCTCTTTCAATCATCTGAACACTGTTCGCTCCCGATAAGACCACATAAATATAGTCCTCATTCACTTTCAGTAAATTGGGCGTTAAACCCAACTGCGTAAAAGTGTTGTTTACAGCTTGTGTTTCTGTGTCAATCCTGCTTAAAGTGCGGGATTCGGAATTTACTACATAGATATTATCTGCAAACAAAAAAGGCAGATAGATAAAAGCTATCAGTAACGGCAGAATGAACTTACGCATTGTAACCTCTATATAATTTTTTTATCGTAACATATTTTGTTATGCTTCAGACCTTCTAAATCCAAAATTCTTTTTGGGCTCTTTATGTCAAATCCCATTTCTATATATTAGGGGGTGACAAATCTCAATTTTGTCACCCGCTGAAAGAACTGACGGCAAAATAGTGAGATATAAATTCCGAGGAAAGCATAGTTATTGGATAGAACAAAAAAAAATAATTATGGTCTGATTACAAAATTAAAAATCTGTTCTTGTTCATCCCAGACCTATTTTTTTATCATTTTGCGGAGGAACGGCGTCCTCCGACTACACATTTGTCATCATTTGTGGATTCTCTTTTTATCTGTGTAATCCGTGAAATCTGTGAGAGATAAAAAAAATCCTTGCCAAAAAATTCATTCCATTTATCTTGTCTTTTGTATTCAGATTTCTATAATGATATAAAAGATAACTTAAATTCATTAGGAGGAAGAATGAAAAAGCTATTTTTCTTATTTACACTAACCATACTGGTTATGGGTATGGCTTGGGCACAAACTGCATTTACTGCTACTTATACTTTTACTGGTGCGGCTGGTAATGTACAAAGTTTTGAGTACAATGGAACTCCTTACGATGGGATTTCTATGGGAACTATTGATAAAGTAGGTGTTACGACTTCTTCAAGTAATGGAAACTTTAGAGCTACAGGTTGGCCAACTGGTGCTACAAATGGTAGTAACACTTTTACAGGTTCTGTTGATTCTGGCAAGTATATTGGTTTCACTATTTATGCAGCATCTGGTTATAAATTTACTGTTTCAACGATTACATTTGGAATTGGCAGAAGTGGAACAGGAACCAGACAATGCCAGTGGAGAGGTAGTTATGATAGTTATGGTACCCTATTGAGTAATTACACAACTTTGAATACAGGTTTAAGCAATTCTTCTGGTGTATTAACAAATCCTGACGATAATTTATCTTGGACAGGAAATATTTTAACACTTGGTTCTGATTATGCAAATATTACCACCAATTGTGGTTTTAGATTATATCTATATAATTCTGAAGCTACCGGTGGCACTGCTGGTTTACAAGGACCAATAACTATTACTGGAACTTTTGAATTATCAGGTGGAAACCCTACAGTTGCAACTCCTATAATTTCTCCTTCCACAAATACTTACTATTCTGCATTTGATGCTTCAATTTCTTGTGCAACAGAGGGAGCAACTATATATTATACTACCAATGGTTCTGATCCAGATAATACATCTACTTTATACACTGTCCCTATTAATATTACTGAAACCACAACCTTAAAAGCAATTGCCTATGCCGAAGGTTATGATCCCAGTTCTATTGCTTCTGCGGTTTATAAATTTCCTGAGATAGTTACTGATATTGCCACTTTGAGAAGTAAACCTGTTGGTTCTAATGTTTATCGTTTAACTGGCGAAGCGATTCTTACTTTTCAGCAGAGTATATCCTCTCATCCCAAATGGGTTCAAGATGCAACAGCCGCTATCTATATTTATGACACTGCTGGAAAAATAACGACTGCTTATAATATGGGAGATGGAATAACTGGTTTACTGGGAACTCTTTCTAATTACAACAGTTTACTGGAATTTGTTCCTGTGGCTGATCCCGGACCTGCGTCCTCAACCGGAAATATTATTGCTCCAGTAGAAAGAACACTTGCCAGTTTAACCAGTGCAGATCAATCTAAACTGATAAAAGTGTATAATGTTACTTTAGGAGCTACAGGTAATTTTACTACGGGTGCCCAAAATATTACTGTTACGCAAGGTGCAACATCTTTAACTTTAAGAACATTAACTTCTACTGACTATAACGGACAACCAATTCCTCAAACTCCTCAAAATATAACTTGTTTAGTAGGACAATTTAATGCCGATATTCAAATTTCACCCCGTTTTCTGGCTGATTTTGAAGATGCATACGATATCCCGGAAGGCAGCCCTGTAACCATCGGTTCAGATGTAGTAGAAATCACGGGTGGTGGTGCCAATATAGTTACGGGTGAAATTCCTCCAGTAAATAATGATGCTTTTGTTGCCTCAAGCAATTTTATTCTGGATCTTCTGGGTGCTGGACCTTGGCACATTGAAATTCAAACCACTGCCTTATGGGGAGCATATTATTTTGAAAGTGCATGGCATTCCGTTGCTGCTAATGGTGATGGAAAAATAATTTTTGATATCCCGAACGCAAAAGGGGTTCAAGTTCCGATTGTTTTAGGTGAGCAGGATCCCACTCTGCCTGTGGAATTGAGCAGTTTTACTGCAGTTTTAACTTCCGATATGTATGTTCGAATTAATTGGATTGCTGAATCCGAAACTAATCATTCTGGTTATAACATTTTGCGTGCCGCAACGAAAAACCTTGCTACCGCTCAAAAAATAAATGCCCAATTAATCGATGATGGTATTGAAACAGGAACCCAGATAAATTATACTTACACCGATTTTGAGACCTATTCCAATATGGTATATTATTATTGGCTGGAAAGCGTTTCTTTGGATGGAATCAGCAATTTTTACGGACCTTTGACCATTACCATTGGCGATCCAACTCAGGAACCCAATCCTCCAACCATACCAATGGTCACAAAATTGCTAAATGCCTATCCCAATCCTTTCAATCCCAATACAAATATCCGTTATTCATTAAAGGATGCAGGCAAGGTTAAAATCGATATCTACAATATGAAAGGCCAAGTGATAAATTCTTTAACTGCAGAACACGATTCTCCCGGCTTTTATCAAATTGCTTGGGATGGTTGTGATGCAAACGGAAAACCAGTTTCCAGCGGTATCTATATGTATAAAATGATAAGTGGAAACTATATTAGCGCCAAAAAGATGATTTTGGCAAAATAAGTTTAACTGGTTAATCAGTAAATTTGAAAGTCGGGGCAAAGCAATAAGCTCCGACTTTTTTTATTTTAGTGCAGGAGTTCAAAGTGCGGGAGTTCAGAGTTCAAAGTTCTTAGTTCAATGTGCAGGAGTTCAAAGTGCGGGAGTTCAAAGTTCTTAGTTCAAAGTTCTTAGTTCAAAGTTATTTTGTTAGTAGTCAATTAGTAAATCTGTGAAATACATTAAAGGAAGAACGACATCCTGTCGTTCCCCTTACAACCAAATTATACAGTTTCCGCCTTATTTTAAAATTGTCTGATAGTTTGTCTGTTGTGGTTGACGAGGACGTCAACCCTCCATTATTACTACGCCAAGCTAAAAAACCCGTCGTTCAAATCTTTCGTTCTTAATGGAACTTATTTTTGGTGTCTTCGGTGTTTTCGGTGACTAATTAAATAAAAATCCTCTTAATCCTAAAATCCTAAAATCCTCGTTTCTAAAAAAAATCTGCGTAATCTGCGTAATCTGCGTGAAACTAAATCTGCGGGAAAAATCACAATTCCGCTTGACAAATTGTATCTCATTATTTCCATAAACTTCGGTTGCTGAGACCCAATTTCCCAAAACAAGGTCTCAGCATTCTAACTTATTATATCTAAGTAAGATATTA contains:
- a CDS encoding FN3 associated domain-containing protein gives rise to the protein MKKLFFLFTLTILVMGMAWAQTAFTATYTFTGAAGNVQSFEYNGTPYDGISMGTIDKVGVTTSSSNGNFRATGWPTGATNGSNTFTGSVDSGKYIGFTIYAASGYKFTVSTITFGIGRSGTGTRQCQWRGSYDSYGTLLSNYTTLNTGLSNSSGVLTNPDDNLSWTGNILTLGSDYANITTNCGFRLYLYNSEATGGTAGLQGPITITGTFELSGGNPTVATPIISPSTNTYYSAFDASISCATEGATIYYTTNGSDPDNTSTLYTVPINITETTTLKAIAYAEGYDPSSIASAVYKFPEIVTDIATLRSKPVGSNVYRLTGEAILTFQQSISSHPKWVQDATAAIYIYDTAGKITTAYNMGDGITGLLGTLSNYNSLLEFVPVADPGPASSTGNIIAPVERTLASLTSADQSKLIKVYNVTLGATGNFTTGAQNITVTQGATSLTLRTLTSTDYNGQPIPQTPQNITCLVGQFNADIQISPRFLADFEDAYDIPEGSPVTIGSDVVEITGGGANIVTGEIPPVNNDAFVASSNFILDLLGAGPWHIEIQTTALWGAYYFESAWHSVAANGDGKIIFDIPNAKGVQVPIVLGEQDPTLPVELSSFTAVLTSDMYVRINWIAESETNHSGYNILRAATKNLATAQKINAQLIDDGIETGTQINYTYTDFETYSNMVYYYWLESVSLDGISNFYGPLTITIGDPTQEPNPPTIPMVTKLLNAYPNPFNPNTNIRYSLKDAGKVKIDIYNMKGQVINSLTAEHDSPGFYQIAWDGCDANGKPVSSGIYMYKMISGNYISAKKMILAK